In Citrus sinensis cultivar Valencia sweet orange chromosome 3, DVS_A1.0, whole genome shotgun sequence, the sequence CCAagttttggtgcgacaggcacccgtcgcaccaagttttggtgcgacaggcacccgtcgcaccaagttttggtgcgacaggcacccgTCGCACCAAGGCTTGGTGCGAcgggtgcctgtcgcaccaaaacttgaagttgttcaTGATGATGTTTGTGATTCGTCGGAAACGGTGGCGTTTTGGCCGGAAATTTGAGATAAGTTGTAACTGTTTGGTGATGCTTAGATTCCGGCGATGGGTTGGTCGATCGGAGGTGGGGAATAACGAAAGAGGTTGAGCTCGTGGAGAGGAGTGGATTGATTACGGTGGTGCTGGCTAAATCGCGGCGGAAACCGGTGAATGACGGCACGGTTGGCGCGGCtgttttggttgtttttccgGCGATCTGTGGCTAATCAACGGTGTCCGATGCTTGGGGTTTGATGGCCGGCGATTTATGATCCGTTTAGTGGTGGTTGCGTCCGGATCGGTGACGGAAAACGAGAGCCGGCAGCCTTGGACGGTGGCCGCGGGCTGAAGCTTTTGTTTCTGTTCTgtttcggttttttttttttaaataatgaagcTAAAcggaagaaaacaaaaaggtgAAAGGAAAAGCAATCTCTCACCCGCGTCGAAGTCGAGAAAAGTTAGAAGCAATTTGGGCACGAAGATTATGGAAGGGGGAATGAATATCAATGGATTTGCAGGTGAaagcattaataataataatgctgaTAGAATACAACTTAACAAATTTTCCATCTTAAAATCATGCAACAAGCCGCAAaagattagatttttttttaaaaaaaaaaaatcaagctttttggccacagaacaagctttttgggggagagatgaaggaggggtattttggtctcaaaagttgttttatggctaatgttgatagaaatatttttgaggggttaagatgaaaaaaatcaaaactttaataGTTATTAGTGTAAAATTCCCAAATTCGTGCTCCACCATAAATAAACTATAACACGACCATAGCCTAATAGTAATTATATACTTTTTAGTTTCTGTGCAGGAGAATGACATACATTGATTGGAAAAATGAGTtgactaattaataattttgtgcattattgaaattaattatatactttttttcccttattttgataaaactactttattataataactaaTCAGAAGTTACTAATATTAGTAAGAAAATGTCATATTACTCAATTAAAAACATTGTACCGTTTCCATGtaataaagttattttaacaatatattttaagacaacaaatttataataaatatttttgttggaaCAAAAGTGAGggattagaagaaaaaaataataataaattaataagtgagaacaataattgtaataatGATGGGGCTGAGGATCGGGATGTCAGTTATAAGGTGGCAAAGGTTAAGAAGTTGATTCATGATGGTTCTCTTGTCAATCATTGCTCAGAGTTGGCTGTTTCTTCTTGAAGTAAGAGTGTAGAGAAATTTTGGACCCCCCCGTCATGCCAAGAAGCAGTGATTTTGAGACAATGTGAAGAGAAAATTGGGGCTGAACATTTATCCAAAAATCTTacaagaaattttcttttcaatatgCCTGGTATTCGTATCATTGACGACCCTCCAAACTTAAGTTCCAGTTCCTCTGACTCTGACGATGATCTGGATTTGGATTTTCGCATTTCTCAACTTATAGGGAACATAAATGATAAAAGGTGGGATTTTGAAGCAGACGTGCTTGCTGCATTTGAGAAAAACaatgaattatattttgatggCTGTTTGTGCTCTCTATAGACAGCAAATCACTGTGGGGAAATTGCCAAGGAGTTCATCGTCTTCCAACAATTGTGAATTTTAACCAGTTCAATTCACTTCCGTATGAACAAACAAGCAGTTTCACtgtaatctttttttgtttttcttaacGTGCGCTAGTATCATTAATGATAATAGTTACCCCTTGATTACTTTCAATGTTACGAATTTATTTCCACTTGACCTCAAGTAGCTGTTTCCCCTTGATCCAAAGCTGACTACTTATAGTGAATAATGTCGGTGCTTCAGTTGACTCACACAGCAGAATAGagttgaaatttttctttctgttcATTTTAGTTGCcactttattaatattctatGGAAATTGTTGTAAAATAGAAAGGTTATAGCATATTATGTAGGGCAGATGTTGTGACTAGCATAAAAGGCCACCTCCAAAGTTTCAAGGTGAGGTTTACCTGCATTAGAGCACGTTATCTATGCATTTTCAAATGGCATTTATGAGATGttcattcaatttcttttctatgCTCATAATGCATCCATCAATTGGCAGAAGGGGCACTACTTTGGCTGAGTTTCTAATTGATGTTGATCCACAAGGGAAGCTATAGAAATGTGTCTCAGAGTTGCTGCAGTTTGACCCAAAAGGTCTTGATGATTTACCAGAAGAAAGAGGATCCTCTATTCATGTCTTAAGTTGGACACAGAACTTTGTTGAAACCAGAAGTCTGTGCCAGTAGCAAGGCAGCTCCAGGAGTACAAGTGGATGTCATCTTTTTCATGTTATGTTTCACTTTTCATTGGAGGATTTGCTGTAGATAGTTTTACATGGTTTATCTCTCTCCTGATAGTTACATGACATTACTAATAGATGTAGACAAAACTGAGCATAACCTCTGAGATTCGGGCAAGTTTGCCCTGTTAATGTAACACGTTTTCTTATCTCCCAATTTAATGTGTTGCAACACACACATATGACTTAACCCAATACTAATAGTAATGAAGTTCAGTGCTGGATTGCTCAGAGCAAATTCGCATCGGCATCATGTAGACGaaatacactttttttttttaaaaccgcatttatagaattttacaaatattgaTTAAGTTAGAATATTGTGTCACATATAtacattgttttatttatttatttttggaaaacaCCATTACaccttttattttaactttgaaaagattaaaaaaaaatttgaaaagatgaaagaaaatattaagttgGGCCTATGTTGTTCCAAATTCAACGTTATCGAAGAGTCACGGGCATACATACTCCCGAAGTGCTAAATCTACATTGACCGGATCCACGTGTCGAAATGAAAGAAAGTGAGCCACCAGTCACACTCGCACAATTGGCCTTTTGAGTTGTTCGTCTTCGTTCCCATTCACCGACTGACCTGCGACCTGTCTGCTTCGTTTCTCTCCCTCAGTctgaaattaagaaaagagaaaatgggTTACAGATCAGGAGTAGTTATCGATTTAGAATTCGATTTTGATGGTAGTATTGACAATCGTTCTACTAGCGAGTTAATTTCGATGTTGAAATCCAGTTTCAGAGATGCGGATTTTGCGAAAGTGGAGTCAATTTTAGTTGAAAGAGAAGAGGAAAGGAAGTTAGAACTAGAATCGACGATGCAAGCAAACGATTGGCTCAAGGAAAAACTTGAAGAGTCCGGAATGCAAAAACTCAAAGCCGAAAACGAGCGGAATGAActaattgagagagagagaaaggcTGGGAGCTTGATAGAGTtttggaagaagaaatatgaGGGTCTGGAGTCGAGGATTCGGCAGTTGGATGCTGATATAATGTTGTTGGCGAGTGCGGACAGCCATGCTAGGGCTTCTAGTCAGAATGGAAACAATGTGGTTGAAGAGACTCCTGCTCCTGCTGCCCCTGACCAAGGTCAAGGTAATGCTAATGCCAATGCagatcttattttattttattttattttttcaatttctactTCGAGGCTACTACAACATTCTTTCTTTATTGGTGATTTTATCTTTCTGGATTGATGATGTAGCGTCATTGTAGATTCTTGGTCGCAAGCATTTATTGTAACCAGGATTTTAGAGTTTTGGTAAATTTGCAGTAGATATTGTACCGTTTCCTgttattttcaaaacaaaacatttaatttgatGTTGCTCTTTCTCATAACTTCTGttggaaaatttttatggCTTCAAATATCTCTGTAACATGCATATCTTCAATGCCAGATTGCAGTAGACTACCATCTGGAAGCATTATTAGAATCATTGACAGCGATGATGACTGTGCTTCAGAAGAAATTTTGAGCCGAAATGGAACCACTTCTCTAAGAGTTGCTAAAAGTTATCATTCAAGTCAGGCTGGTGCACAACATGTGACAGGAAGGCTCAAAAGAAAGCATGATTCATGTCCAATTCtaaatgaaaacaagaatAGTAATGGTGACAGTGTTGAGGATGAGGATGTTGATGATAATTCTTTCACTGCTGATCATAAGCTAGCAAAGATTCAGAAGTTGAATCACGGACACAATGTTTCCCCTATCAATCATTGCGCAGAGCCGGCTGTTTCTTCTGGGACTAGTGTAGAGAAATTTTGCACCCCATCAAGTGCGCTTCTTGGACAATGTGAAAGTAAGCTGGGGGCAGAGCATggttctcaaaattttatgagagaatttcttttggacGTGCCTGGTATTTGTAACATTGACTGCAGTTCAAGCTCTAGTTCCAGTTCCTCTGGTTCTGAAAGTGATGtggatttggattttgacTTTCCTCAGCTCACTAGGATcgtaaattatagaaaatgggaGTCTGAATCAGAAATGCTTGCTGCATTTGAGGAAGAGAATGAATTATATTTGAAGGCTGTTTGTGCTCTCCATAGACAGCAAACCACTGTGGGGAAATCGCCAAGGAGTTCATTGTCTTCCAATGATCAAGGCTTCAACCAGGCTAATGCACATCAGTCATCTTCCAACAATCGAGGCTTTAACCAGGTTAACGCACATCGGTACGGTCAAACAAGTGGTTTCATTACTGTTGCCACTTGCTTTTTCCTCTCAAAATTTCCTACTACATTAATGATAAGAATGCATTTTGATTACTTTTAGGCCCTGTTTGATATTATGGTTGCAcaactgtaatttaaaagctaTAACACTAAAGTGTGTAGTAAAAACTAGCTATTGTGTTACGGAAGCTAAGTTGATTTTATTGcacacttgtatgatgaagcCAAAACACCTCAATTAACAGACCTTAACGTTGTGAATTTATTTCCACTTTGCCTCTTGTTGCTATCACCTATTGATTCATGCTGACTTGGTCATAGAAAATGTGTAGTCCTTCTGCTGTCACAGTATCaagttttgagttaaaaatttctttttgttctttttctttgcctttttataaataaaatgtgtaaattaaaaaaaaaatgacagcAAGATTATAGTGTGAGTAGCATATTATGCAAGGTCAAATTTAGGGACTGGCAAGGAGGCTGCCTCCAAAGTCCCAGAGAGTTGGTTACCTGCATCAGAGCATGTTACATTTGCATTTATAATTGACATTTATTAGGCAAATTCTTTTAGATGTTAATATACTAGTCAATTAGTTGCAGGGTAACTTCTTTGGCTGAATTTCTCATAGATGGTGATTCACAAGGGAATCTGAAGAAATCTGTCTCAGAGTTGCAGCAGTACGACCCAGATGGTCTTGGTGACTGCAAAAAAATAGCTTTTGATTACTCAAAGCAGTTATTTGAGATATACCAGAAGAAAGAGGATCCTTTATTCATGTCTTAAATTGGATGCAACACTTGCTGAGATCAGAAGTGCTGCAAGTGTCCGGGAGGATAGGATCTcctttctgtttgtgtgccaCAATCTGACCTTTTCTTCCAAGTTTTGCTGTAGATAGTTACGCGCACTTTCTTTCTCCTGGTgtttaacaatatttttaaatgtaactCTGATATTAGTATATATTTGCTGATTCTGGTATTACAGGCATGCTTGCATAGTCTTTGCATATATTTGCTAATTGTATGGTGTATGGTGTCGGATACATAGGGCTAATTGCCATTGTGGTGGATTTGCGGCTAGCTGATAGTGCCGGGgtaaaatatgaatattttaatggTATGTAGTAAATGTCGATCTGGATGATCTTCCCTTGGATGCTGATGCTGGAATGTGATGGCAGTAAGTTGTTACGCCTTTGCGTGTTTCAATGAGAGCTCATATTGAAGTGCCATTATTATTTCcctattaattaatcaatcttCTGGGCTTGATTTAGCTTGGATATATATGtctttcaaaatcaaaagaaggtgaTGGTCTCATATCATTGTGTGGAGAAATTATGGAATATGTTAGGGGTATTATATCAATGCtatgtgtgtatttatttttaaaaatataagttgtgattatattaaattaaattatacatatcatatattattaaatagttATATGACCTcgattgtattttaaaatcctttatttttttgtggtgCGTGCACTCAGAAATGATCACAGACCAGtcaagtctcaacatgtgtacATTTTGTGCTTCGTGTACAATTTTATggtacaaaaacaaaacacgGCAGTCCATGCCCACGGGAATGCGCTTGAAACTAATGGAACTAACTTTGCGCATGACGCGGCAAGAAATGAGCCTATTGGTCGGGGCCCAAACGCATGTTTGGCCACGTGATATGACCATGATCCCCTTCTGTTTGGCGCGTGCTCCACTCTACCTTGAAACGACGTGGACCGTTGATCTGCACGCGATGCTCCAGTTCATCTCTTTAAGCTTGCCGATATTAATAGCTATGTACgtggttttcttttcttctcgtCCAAACGATAATTCATCATCATACTCCATATGTGCAAAATGCTCATGCAACGCAGCTctcaatattataataaaaattattatttaatccagatattttattagttacatcagttaaaaaaaaaatgaatcacTGTAAATTGAACGGCAATCACAAAATTCCGGGAAATTCAATTGGATCGTTGAAATCCAAAAAAAGCACCGAAATTAATAGGTGAAGCAAATTTTGTGGatcaaaaattcattttcccCTGACTTGTACGATCGTTTGAACTCTGAACATTGAATGAAAGGAAAGGGGTACTCGAGAATAATCAATTAGTCCTTGTAATTTGACATTACCCGACCCGAGTTCACTGTTAGTAACTTGATCGAGAGTTGAACATAATACATATTAAACCAACGCGAAGTAAGCCACTCGATTCAaaagtgaaaatgaaaattcgtGGCACGTTAGTAAATACTTAAGCGGCGCTGTCTGCAggaatttacaaaaataaataaataaataaataaataaatctcatAAACAAAATTACTGGCCTCTGTTTTTCCACATATCGGAGTTTCATAGATCTACTGATGATGAGACCAAAAGGTATTTAAATTCGCCCAACAATAATACTGACAAACATCcaaaaaatcagaaaattattattctctttctcgcgaagaaaaataaaacacatattaaAGGCAAaaattcacataatttttcGTCTTTTTTTCCCAGGGAAGATATTTTTTCCAACTTCGGCCAGACTGCTGTATCTCTTCCACTTTTAACTTTCTTATTCAGTGGGGGGTTTCATAGGGCTTTATTAACTCGCtgaattttacatttttgccCCCGAAATTTGCTCCTCAGAGATGGAAACCTGCGCATTTTAGCTCTCAGTATTTTGGGATTGAACTCAAAGTTTGGTACGTTGCGCTTCTATAATTGTTTatgcatttaattttctttaattcacttTCTGTTTGGTTCTTGGGAAAATCAAGaagaatataaaacaaatgaaatgtTTAGTATTACtgttatttatctatttatttatttgtttgagtGAGTAGCTTATGTCCCTGCACattaaattttcctttttttcgtATTTTTTTTCTCGCATTTTCTTGGCTTCAAACTGAGTATTAGTAGGTGCGTTAACAAAATTCAAGTTCACAGTTTATGTTGTAATAAACTGTGGTTGGGTTTTGGAATCatgtaattttgattataTGCGGCATTAGTGTATGTCTTGTTAACAATGATTAGAGGCTAAGATTTATTGTTgaattacattttattatatttgttggtATCCCTTTTAATCATTTGGATTGTGGTTTCTGACTGAAATAAGTCTGGTTTTACAGTACGTGTATAACTTATGAGTTAATGAAGTGAGTATGGATGATATGGACGAAGGAGTGGGTGAAGTGGCTCCAGTTAATGCAGCCGAGGGTGCTCCTCTCCAGAATAAAGAGATTGAGTATTCTTTGAGACCTGAAAGCTGCAACAACGTGTTGGAATCTGGAGAAATGGCCATACCTGAGGGCACTTCTTCTGACGGCTCTTTTCAAATACTTGCAGATATGTTGGAAGGTAAGAGTGTAAATAGGATTGTAAGCCCCATGGATGCTTCGGAAAACCCATGCCCACACAGTGACAGTGATGCTGGAATCATGGTTGAAGAGTTAACTGTGCGTAAATCAAACAGCTCAAACTTAGCGATCGTTGGTACATCAAACCACAGAGAGAGAATTTCGACCAGGCATGATAGGTGGCAGCATCTTTATCAACTGGGGAGCGGATCAGGAAGTGGGAGTTCACGTGGTGATAGGGGCCATGGCCGCACAATGTTGGGTGCATGGGAGGATGTGGGAGACACATCTCTCCATGATTTTATTACTCAGAAACCACTGAATGATGAGCACAATACAATCTTGGAGCAATCTGCTAATACTGAAAATGATGGGTTATCAGGCA encodes:
- the LOC102620557 gene encoding uncharacterized protein LOC102620557 isoform X1; its protein translation is MGYRSGVVIDLEFDFDGSIDNRSTSELISMLKSSFRDADFAKVESILVEREEERKLELESTMQANDWLKEKLEESGMQKLKAENERNELIERERKAGSLIEFWKKKYEGLESRIRQLDADIMLLASADSHARASSQNGNNVVEETPAPAAPDQGQDCSRLPSGSIIRIIDSDDDCASEEILSRNGTTSLRVAKSYHSSQAGAQHVTGRLKRKHDSCPILNENKNSNGDSVEDEDVDDNSFTADHKLAKIQKLNHGHNVSPINHCAEPAVSSGTSVEKFCTPSSALLGQCESKLGAEHGSQNFMREFLLDVPGICNIDCSSSSSSSSSGSESDVDLDFDFPQLTRIVNYRKWESESEMLAAFEEENELYLKAVCALHRQQTTVGKSPRSSLSSNDQGFNQANAHQSSSNNRGFNQVNAHRCRVTSLAEFLIDGDSQGNLKKSVSELQQYDPDGLGDCKKIAFDYSKQLFEIYQKKEDPLFMS
- the LOC102620557 gene encoding uncharacterized protein LOC102620557 isoform X2, with the protein product MGYRSGVVIDLEFDFDGSIDNRSTSELISMLKSSFRDADFAKVESILVEREEERKLELESTMQANDWLKEKLEESGMQKLKAENERNELIERERKAGSLIEFWKKKYEGLESRIRQLDADIMLLASADSHARASSQNGNNVVEETPAPAAPDQGQDCSRLPSGSIIRIIDSDDDCASEEILSRNGTTSLRVAKSYHSSQAGAQHVTGRLKRKHDSCPILNENKNSNGDSVEDEDVDDNSFTADHKLAKIQKLNHGHNVSPINHCAEPAVSSGTSVEKFCTPSSALLGQCESKLGAEHGSQNFMREFLLDVPGICNIDCSSSSSSSSSGSESDVDLDFDFPQLTRIVNYRKWESESEMLAAFEEENELYLKAVCALHRQQTTVGKSPRSSLSSNDQGFNQANAHQSSSNNRGFNQVNAHRVTSLAEFLIDGDSQGNLKKSVSELQQYDPDGLGDCKKIAFDYSKQLFEIYQKKEDPLFMS